From one Symbiobacterium terraclitae genomic stretch:
- the cpaB gene encoding Flp pilus assembly protein CpaB: protein MRGNAGRLALAGAFICALLAAWFNIRFLEMQQERIEVLTVTQEVEPYTAVGPEVVRVTALPRDAVPADAVTDPGALSGRYTRALLIPGTVLREAHLVPAGGSSLAARLAAAPSPDVRAMALRVDEATGVAGTLREGDPVDVLVAIHADAAEAGESGAGRAVRGTLARVIAQRVPVLFVQRDDLGGPAAVVLQVTPRTAEEIAFAQANGMVWLLTSPYGDEGEPVATTGVDRAVFFERYGIGEELENRQAGAEAQSVAGAPVAGVVGGDSAWRKGW, encoded by the coding sequence ATGCGTGGCAACGCCGGGCGCCTCGCACTCGCAGGCGCCTTCATCTGCGCCCTGCTGGCAGCCTGGTTCAACATCCGGTTCCTGGAGATGCAGCAGGAGCGCATCGAGGTGCTCACCGTTACGCAGGAGGTGGAGCCCTACACGGCCGTCGGCCCGGAGGTGGTGCGGGTGACCGCCCTGCCCCGCGATGCCGTCCCGGCCGATGCCGTCACCGACCCCGGTGCCCTCTCGGGTCGCTACACCCGTGCACTCCTGATCCCCGGCACCGTGCTGCGAGAGGCGCACCTGGTGCCGGCGGGCGGGTCCAGCCTAGCCGCCAGGCTCGCGGCAGCGCCCTCGCCTGACGTACGGGCAATGGCCCTTCGGGTAGATGAGGCCACCGGCGTGGCGGGCACCCTGCGGGAGGGGGATCCGGTGGATGTGCTCGTGGCCATCCACGCCGACGCGGCCGAGGCCGGAGAGTCCGGGGCCGGCAGGGCGGTCCGGGGGACGCTGGCGCGGGTGATCGCCCAGCGCGTGCCGGTCCTCTTCGTACAGCGGGACGACCTGGGCGGCCCCGCGGCCGTCGTCCTGCAGGTCACCCCGCGCACCGCTGAGGAGATCGCGTTTGCCCAGGCCAACGGGATGGTCTGGCTCCTGACCAGCCCTTACGGCGACGAGGGCGAGCCGGTGGCGACGACCGGCGTCGACCGCGCGGTCTTCTTCGAGCGCTACGGCATCGGTGAAGAGTTGGAGAATCGCCAGGCTGGGGCTGAGGCCCAATCGGTGGCCGGGGCGCCCGTGGCAGGAGTTGTGGGGGGTGACTCAGCGTGGCGGAAGGGCTGGTGA
- a CDS encoding type II secretion system F family protein, with product MAATWTFLAVLLFGLGVCDLATARRRRLRAMVERAGTVFPDPPGAGQLLGWLKRHAAPRVPLIPGMGSLEELRQLLIWAGRPGGLGAEEFYFLQLVLALALALLLMGAYGWAGAAGGFLLGLWLPRAWLRRRVSEITLRLRRELPQFVHLLATCLESGLGLTEAIRRVAAESPGLLAAEMLHTVHEMAAGKPAQRAWRDLMDRHESPELKEVVSALLQSHQWGVSIAAQLRFTMRAIRQRKQQQAQQKAQEASVRMRLPMVLFILMPTIAIILGPAVLRLLSQFAEG from the coding sequence GTGGCCGCCACCTGGACCTTCCTTGCGGTGCTCCTGTTCGGCCTGGGCGTCTGCGACCTCGCGACGGCCCGGCGACGCCGACTGCGCGCGATGGTCGAGCGGGCGGGGACCGTCTTCCCCGATCCCCCCGGCGCCGGCCAGCTGCTCGGCTGGCTCAAGCGGCACGCGGCGCCGCGGGTGCCGCTGATCCCCGGCATGGGCTCGCTCGAAGAGCTGCGGCAGCTCCTCATCTGGGCCGGTCGGCCGGGAGGGCTCGGGGCCGAGGAGTTCTACTTCCTCCAGCTGGTGCTGGCCCTTGCACTCGCCCTGCTCCTGATGGGCGCCTACGGCTGGGCCGGCGCCGCGGGGGGATTCCTCCTGGGGCTCTGGCTGCCGCGGGCGTGGCTCCGGCGGCGGGTGAGCGAGATCACGCTGCGCCTCCGGCGGGAGCTGCCGCAGTTCGTCCACCTGCTGGCCACCTGCCTCGAGTCCGGCCTCGGCCTGACGGAGGCCATCCGGCGGGTGGCCGCGGAGAGCCCGGGGCTCCTGGCCGCCGAGATGCTGCACACCGTGCACGAGATGGCGGCCGGGAAGCCGGCGCAGAGGGCGTGGCGCGACCTGATGGACAGGCACGAGTCCCCCGAACTGAAGGAGGTCGTCTCCGCGCTGCTCCAGAGCCACCAGTGGGGCGTCTCCATCGCAGCGCAGCTGCGCTTCACCATGCGGGCCATCCGCCAGCGCAAGCAGCAGCAGGCGCAGCAGAAGGCCCAGGAGGCTTCGGTCCGCATGCGCCTGCCCATGGTCCTGTTCATCCTGATGCCGACCATCGCCATCATCCTCGGCCCAGCCGTGCTCCGGCTGCTCAGCCAGTTCGCGGAGGGATGA
- the lepB gene encoding signal peptidase I, which yields MAEKWRPWITLLKDIAYGVLLWLVIITFVGQVREVPSGSMEPTILVGDRFWTDKLFLRFGTIRRGDIVVFDPPPPIQSPYPYIKRVIGLPGETVEVRDGQVFIDGEPLVEPYIAEAPRYRFGPVTLAEDEYVVLGDNRNLSNDSHEWGLLNRDRIFARAVYRIWPFDRIGPIR from the coding sequence ATGGCAGAGAAATGGCGTCCCTGGATCACCCTGCTCAAGGACATCGCCTATGGCGTGCTGCTCTGGCTCGTGATCATCACCTTCGTCGGGCAGGTGCGCGAGGTTCCGTCGGGCTCCATGGAGCCCACGATCCTGGTCGGCGACCGCTTCTGGACCGACAAGCTCTTCCTGCGCTTCGGCACGATCAGGCGCGGCGACATCGTCGTCTTCGACCCGCCGCCGCCCATCCAGTCGCCCTACCCCTACATCAAGCGGGTGATCGGCCTGCCGGGAGAGACGGTGGAGGTGCGGGACGGGCAGGTCTTCATCGACGGTGAGCCGCTTGTCGAGCCGTACATCGCGGAGGCGCCGCGCTACCGCTTCGGCCCGGTCACGCTGGCCGAGGACGAGTACGTGGTGCTGGGGGACAACCGGAACCTCTCCAACGACAGCCACGAATGGGGGCTCCTGAACCGGGACCGCATCTTCGCACGGGCCGTCTACCGCATCTGGCCTTTCGACCGCATCGGACCCATCAGGTGA
- a CDS encoding substrate-binding domain-containing protein: MKRFHRIVVLAAIMALVAGCGGAGQQRTGGQEQNAQPPAQQQQQTEQTQQTPEPAAPEQPAAPENPEIILATTTSTQDTGLLDVLIPIFEEQTGYIVKTIAVGTGQALKMGENGEADVLLVHAPDSEKPLVESGVAINRRLVMHNDFIIIGPADDPAGVKETTTAAEALKNIADAGAIFVSRGDDSGTHKKELSLWKEAGIDPKGSDWYQETGQGMGATINVANEKLGYTLTDRGTYLAQKKNIDLVIVSEGDAPLLNIYHVMQVNPDKFPMVNGEGARAFADFLLTEETQEIIKNFGVDKYGEPLFFPDGGKVEEDLTGGK; this comes from the coding sequence ATGAAACGGTTCCATCGGATTGTGGTCCTGGCAGCCATTATGGCCCTCGTGGCCGGGTGCGGCGGGGCCGGGCAGCAGCGGACCGGCGGACAGGAGCAGAACGCGCAGCCGCCCGCGCAGCAACAGCAGCAGACCGAGCAGACCCAGCAGACGCCGGAGCCCGCGGCCCCCGAGCAGCCGGCCGCCCCGGAGAACCCGGAGATCATCCTCGCCACCACGACCTCGACGCAGGACACCGGCCTGCTGGACGTGCTGATCCCCATCTTTGAGGAGCAGACAGGCTACATCGTGAAGACCATCGCCGTCGGCACCGGCCAGGCCCTGAAGATGGGCGAGAACGGCGAGGCCGACGTGCTCCTGGTCCACGCTCCGGACTCGGAGAAGCCGCTGGTGGAGAGCGGCGTGGCGATCAACCGCCGGCTCGTGATGCACAACGACTTCATCATCATCGGCCCCGCCGATGACCCGGCCGGCGTGAAGGAGACCACCACCGCCGCCGAGGCCCTCAAGAACATCGCCGACGCCGGTGCGATCTTCGTCTCCCGCGGCGACGACTCCGGCACCCACAAGAAGGAGCTCTCCCTGTGGAAGGAAGCCGGCATCGACCCGAAGGGGAGCGACTGGTACCAGGAGACCGGGCAGGGCATGGGCGCCACGATCAACGTGGCCAACGAGAAGCTGGGCTACACCCTGACCGACCGCGGCACCTACCTGGCGCAGAAGAAGAACATCGACCTCGTCATCGTTTCGGAGGGCGACGCCCCGCTCCTGAACATCTACCACGTGATGCAGGTCAACCCCGACAAGTTCCCGATGGTCAACGGCGAGGGCGCCCGGGCGTTCGCCGACTTCCTCCTGACAGAGGAAACGCAGGAGATCATCAAGAACTTCGGTGTGGACAAGTACGGCGAGCCGCTCTTCTTCCCGGATGGCGGGAAGGTCGAGGAAGACCTGACTGGCGGAAAGTAG
- a CDS encoding type II secretion system F family protein gives MHYLAALFTFLSVALSLGGLVGMLRRRSRLAERLLAEREPHGPEAAALADSPGFLDRLEKEARQAGLTLTRRHLLLAISSSAGLALLMGWAGEVTGAAACLLLGLVGPLLLIRHRARTRAARFAQQLPETLLLMANVIRAGGTLYQAVQTVVQQAPEPMRAEFVRVERAMQLQMPPGDALALIQDRLGLHEFTSVVIACKVAGEAGADLDVVLESIARELVEERQFLRAMETASAEGKASARMVTAVPLAVMAFVNYRNPDYFGDALRDPTGRMVILGSLGAIALGWLLIRRITDVRNW, from the coding sequence GTGCACTACCTCGCCGCACTCTTCACCTTCCTCTCCGTAGCGCTGTCGCTGGGCGGGTTGGTGGGGATGCTCCGGCGGCGGTCCCGCCTGGCCGAGCGGCTGCTCGCCGAGCGGGAGCCGCATGGCCCGGAGGCCGCGGCCCTGGCCGACTCGCCCGGCTTCTTGGACCGGCTGGAGAAAGAGGCCAGGCAGGCGGGTTTGACCTTGACGCGCCGCCACCTCCTGCTGGCGATCTCGTCCAGCGCAGGCCTCGCCCTCCTGATGGGATGGGCCGGCGAGGTGACCGGCGCGGCGGCCTGCCTGCTGCTGGGTCTGGTCGGGCCGCTGCTGCTGATCCGGCACCGGGCGCGCACGCGCGCTGCCCGGTTCGCACAGCAGCTCCCGGAGACGCTGCTGCTGATGGCCAACGTCATCCGCGCCGGCGGCACGCTGTATCAGGCCGTGCAGACCGTCGTGCAGCAGGCGCCGGAGCCGATGCGCGCCGAGTTTGTGCGGGTGGAGCGGGCCATGCAGCTGCAGATGCCGCCGGGAGACGCCCTGGCGCTGATTCAGGACCGCCTGGGGCTGCACGAGTTCACCAGCGTGGTGATCGCCTGCAAGGTGGCCGGTGAGGCCGGCGCCGACCTGGACGTGGTGCTGGAGTCCATCGCCCGGGAGTTGGTGGAGGAGCGCCAGTTTCTGCGGGCGATGGAGACGGCCAGTGCGGAGGGAAAGGCCAGCGCCCGGATGGTCACGGCGGTCCCGCTGGCGGTGATGGCCTTCGTCAACTACCGGAACCCGGATTACTTCGGCGACGCCCTGCGGGACCCCACGGGCCGCATGGTGATCCTGGGCAGCCTGGGCGCCATCGCCCTGGGCTGGCTGCTCATCCGGCGGATCACGGACGTTCGCAACTGGTAG
- a CDS encoding AAA family ATPase translates to MSPAALACTGDPLLDQLLAECSSFTLVPLHCERAADALPELEARRPALVFVSPALGDVRPLLRVEGVRICWLAEGPGPDPPEGVEALRAERLSPQLIDAWVRRPRDAAPASGLPSPPPLPRAQDGPGAPPPAPARDKPQKLVQSAPLPAGQTPPDAGGPAPPAVLQPAWKRAPGAAVPPPARREPPVPRQGPTTPQAPTAGGAAPAQPVRRLPQPSAPGGVQTPAPRPVIRVVRQQVVALWGGKPGGGRSTLAVALADLLARSGELRVCTVDLNPYNSSLAALMGREQEVSSWVQLGEAFDRGQPLPADGLRWVTSNWALVSGPDGRPDLVSRLSPESVAWLVDGLRSQFDYIILDAEARPGPIREAAARLAHLVLVTVACDYPDVLDTARGFEAAVEQGWLDRSRCRLVLSRWLDNPYLTPGEVADCFGLPVSAILPHSPEAVLHAVGQGHPVTRSQAKDAEPVRQAVAQLLGVVAPAVAAAGSADGRAGAGSPWLGWLSR, encoded by the coding sequence ATGAGCCCCGCAGCGCTGGCATGCACGGGTGATCCCCTCCTCGACCAGCTGCTGGCCGAGTGCAGCAGCTTCACCCTCGTGCCGCTCCACTGCGAGCGCGCCGCGGACGCGCTGCCCGAGCTGGAGGCGAGGCGGCCGGCGCTGGTCTTCGTCAGCCCCGCGCTGGGCGACGTCAGGCCGCTGCTTCGGGTTGAAGGCGTCCGAATCTGCTGGCTCGCCGAGGGCCCCGGTCCCGATCCACCCGAGGGGGTGGAGGCGCTTCGGGCAGAGCGCCTCTCCCCGCAGCTGATCGACGCCTGGGTTCGCCGCCCCCGGGACGCGGCGCCGGCCAGCGGGCTCCCCTCGCCGCCGCCGCTCCCCCGGGCGCAGGACGGCCCTGGCGCACCGCCTCCGGCGCCCGCCAGGGACAAGCCTCAGAAGCTTGTTCAGTCAGCACCGCTGCCCGCAGGGCAGACGCCGCCCGACGCCGGCGGGCCAGCGCCACCGGCAGTGCTGCAGCCAGCCTGGAAGCGGGCGCCCGGCGCGGCCGTGCCCCCTCCGGCGCGGCGGGAGCCGCCGGTACCCCGGCAGGGGCCGACCACACCGCAGGCACCGACCGCGGGCGGGGCCGCACCCGCACAGCCCGTGCGCAGGCTGCCGCAGCCCTCCGCTCCGGGCGGTGTGCAGACTCCTGCGCCCCGACCGGTCATCCGCGTTGTGCGGCAGCAGGTGGTGGCGCTCTGGGGCGGCAAGCCCGGCGGGGGCCGGTCGACCCTCGCCGTGGCGCTGGCCGACCTCCTGGCCCGCTCGGGCGAACTGCGGGTCTGTACCGTCGACCTCAACCCGTACAACTCCTCGCTGGCCGCCCTGATGGGCCGGGAGCAGGAGGTGTCGAGCTGGGTGCAGCTCGGCGAGGCCTTCGACCGGGGGCAGCCTCTGCCCGCCGACGGGCTCCGGTGGGTGACCTCCAACTGGGCCCTCGTCAGCGGGCCCGACGGCCGGCCGGACCTGGTCTCCCGGCTGAGTCCGGAGTCCGTCGCATGGCTGGTGGACGGGCTCCGCAGTCAGTTCGATTATATCATTCTCGACGCGGAGGCGCGGCCCGGTCCGATCCGGGAGGCCGCGGCCCGCCTGGCGCACCTGGTCCTGGTCACCGTCGCCTGCGACTACCCCGACGTGCTGGACACGGCCCGCGGATTCGAGGCCGCGGTGGAGCAGGGGTGGCTGGACCGCAGCCGGTGCCGACTGGTGCTGAGCCGGTGGCTGGACAACCCCTATCTGACGCCCGGGGAGGTGGCCGACTGCTTCGGGCTGCCCGTCAGCGCCATCCTGCCCCACAGCCCGGAGGCGGTGCTCCACGCCGTCGGGCAGGGGCATCCGGTCACCCGGTCGCAGGCGAAGGATGCGGAGCCCGTGCGGCAGGCCGTTGCGCAGCTGCTGGGGGTCGTGGCTCCCGCAGTGGCAGCTGCCGGGTCGGCGGACGGGCGCGCCGGAGCCGGCAGCCCGTGGCTGGGCTGGCTCAGCCGATAG
- a CDS encoding AAA family ATPase: MAEGLVIALWSPKGGVGKTLLSVAVALRLSERQRTVIIDGNADNPDLVTLFQSAGTPNISTWPGRVPPEEVENHLVRWTSRLFILPGPTRFVDEAVLSGDAMEAAIRSLAGAGMHVVVDLPAGLRDSTLVALDLADWILFPVTPDLLALTPLKRVARELELLKLPAGKFRVIVNRDVESREITVADIRELSPFPVLGSVPSCRQAAQAVNRGDLQAALAASSPIGGAVAGLLRGILEVAEEPKPAPAVPGLLARLWPIAGREGV; the protein is encoded by the coding sequence GTGGCGGAAGGGCTGGTGATCGCCCTCTGGAGCCCAAAGGGCGGCGTCGGCAAGACGCTGCTCTCCGTGGCCGTCGCGCTGCGGCTCAGCGAGCGGCAGCGGACGGTCATCATCGACGGCAACGCGGACAACCCCGATCTGGTCACGCTCTTTCAGTCCGCCGGCACGCCCAACATCAGCACCTGGCCCGGCCGCGTGCCCCCGGAGGAGGTGGAGAACCACCTGGTCCGCTGGACCAGCCGCCTCTTCATCCTGCCGGGTCCCACCCGCTTCGTCGACGAGGCGGTGCTCTCGGGCGACGCGATGGAGGCCGCCATCCGTTCCCTGGCCGGCGCGGGCATGCACGTGGTCGTCGACCTGCCAGCGGGCCTCAGGGACTCCACCCTGGTGGCGCTGGATCTGGCCGACTGGATCCTGTTCCCCGTCACGCCCGACCTGCTGGCCCTGACCCCCCTGAAGCGGGTGGCCCGGGAGCTGGAGCTTCTGAAGCTGCCCGCCGGGAAGTTCCGGGTGATCGTCAACCGCGACGTGGAGAGCCGGGAGATCACCGTGGCCGACATCCGGGAGCTGAGCCCGTTCCCCGTACTCGGGTCGGTCCCCTCGTGCCGGCAGGCCGCGCAGGCGGTCAACCGCGGCGACCTGCAGGCCGCCCTGGCCGCCTCCTCCCCGATCGGCGGGGCGGTGGCGGGCCTGCTCCGGGGGATCCTGGAGGTGGCGGAGGAGCCGAAGCCGGCGCCGGCCGTGCCCGGGCTGCTGGCCAGGCTCTGGCCCATCGCCGGCAGGGAGGGGGTCTAA
- a CDS encoding TadE/TadG family type IV pilus assembly protein — translation MVRRLLRGQRGSQMVEFALLAPILLYLVLCIPVFGMFVHSWMVVSGAARAGARAASLLTVQGSREAVARKAADRNVYLARQGEDGVVYFDPLRDVAVQTSGGYVTVRVTYHQPSFLPLLSGLLGGSGAAGGDTVPLTAAATFQIEQGGTLK, via the coding sequence GTGGTGCGTCGCCTTCTGCGCGGCCAGCGCGGCAGCCAGATGGTGGAGTTCGCGCTGCTCGCTCCGATCCTGCTTTACCTGGTGCTCTGCATCCCGGTGTTCGGGATGTTCGTCCACAGCTGGATGGTCGTCTCGGGCGCGGCCCGCGCCGGCGCCCGGGCCGCCAGCCTGCTCACGGTGCAGGGAAGCCGGGAGGCGGTGGCCCGGAAGGCCGCCGACCGGAACGTCTACTTGGCCCGGCAGGGTGAGGACGGGGTCGTCTACTTTGATCCGCTGCGGGATGTCGCGGTGCAGACCAGCGGTGGATACGTCACCGTCCGGGTCACCTACCATCAGCCCTCGTTCCTTCCGCTCCTCAGCGGCCTGCTGGGCGGTTCCGGGGCTGCCGGGGGCGACACCGTCCCGCTGACCGCCGCTGCCACCTTCCAGATCGAGCAGGGAGGGACCCTGAAGTGA
- a CDS encoding CpaF family protein, with translation MASRTLLQRRVGAALVRDPAAQVQYERLRDFVRDQLLTEISGDLLLRPTDSSLRLLARERITALLEREGSVPAAVREAMVTRLVQDLVGFGILQPLMDDPEVTEILVNRYDDIWVERHGRLERVAGLTFESDQAVRHLAERIAQPIRRRIDERHPILDARLADGSRVCATLSPPALDGCAMAIRKFNPRMLDCRTLVETGALTPEAADFLRRAVRARCNLLVTGSTSSGKTTVLNALSGYIPPEERVITIEDAAELQLQQPHVLRYETRTGNAEGQGAITIRDLVRTALRLRPDRIIVGEVRGPEALDMVQACNTGHDGSCSTLHANSALDGLARLETMVLMADSGLPIRAIRQQVASAFELVIHCARLRSGQRRLVEIAEVGLEGEETYRLRPLFVWNAARDRLEPTGLRPERVVRRYLWEEA, from the coding sequence ATGGCCAGCCGCACGCTGCTTCAGCGGCGCGTTGGCGCTGCGCTGGTGCGCGACCCCGCCGCGCAGGTTCAGTACGAACGCCTGCGGGACTTCGTCCGGGACCAGCTGCTGACTGAGATCAGCGGCGACCTGCTGCTCCGGCCGACGGACAGTTCCCTCCGGCTGCTGGCCCGGGAGCGCATCACCGCCCTGCTGGAGCGCGAGGGCTCCGTTCCCGCCGCGGTGCGGGAGGCGATGGTCACCCGGCTGGTCCAGGACCTGGTGGGGTTCGGCATCCTTCAGCCCCTGATGGACGACCCGGAGGTCACCGAGATCCTCGTCAACCGCTACGACGACATCTGGGTCGAGCGGCACGGACGGCTGGAGCGTGTGGCGGGCCTGACCTTCGAAAGTGACCAGGCCGTGCGCCATCTGGCCGAGCGCATCGCCCAGCCCATCCGGCGGCGCATCGATGAGCGGCACCCGATTCTCGACGCCCGCCTAGCCGATGGCAGCCGGGTCTGCGCCACCCTGTCGCCGCCGGCGCTGGACGGCTGCGCCATGGCCATCCGGAAGTTCAACCCGCGGATGCTCGACTGCCGGACCCTGGTCGAGACCGGCGCCCTCACGCCCGAGGCGGCCGACTTCCTCCGGCGTGCGGTGCGGGCCCGGTGCAACCTGCTGGTGACGGGCAGCACCTCCAGCGGGAAGACGACGGTGCTGAACGCCCTCTCGGGGTACATCCCGCCTGAGGAGCGTGTGATCACCATCGAGGACGCGGCGGAGCTCCAGCTGCAGCAGCCCCACGTGCTGCGCTACGAGACGCGGACCGGCAACGCCGAGGGCCAGGGAGCCATCACGATCCGTGACCTGGTGCGCACCGCGCTCCGGCTCCGGCCCGACCGGATCATCGTGGGCGAGGTGCGGGGGCCGGAGGCGCTGGACATGGTCCAGGCGTGCAACACGGGCCACGACGGCAGCTGCTCCACCCTGCACGCCAACAGCGCGCTGGACGGCCTCGCACGGCTCGAGACCATGGTGCTCATGGCCGACAGTGGGCTGCCCATCCGGGCCATCCGCCAGCAGGTCGCCTCGGCCTTCGAACTGGTCATCCACTGCGCCCGCCTGCGCTCGGGCCAGCGCCGTCTGGTGGAGATCGCGGAGGTCGGCCTCGAGGGCGAGGAGACGTACCGGCTCCGGCCGCTCTTCGTCTGGAACGCCGCCCGGGATCGCCTCGAACCGACCGGGCTCCGCCCGGAGCGGGTTGTCCGTCGCTACCTGTGGGAGGAGGCGTAG
- a CDS encoding ABC transporter ATP-binding protein: protein MTALLEVTDVRVVRGGRTVVDIPHLAIQPGEVLAVIGPNGSGKSSLLHALALLHPASFGSYRWEGRQVALPQEALALRRQMAVVFQESLLLTGTVLQNVALGLRLRGVPAARRRQVALEILDQLRIGHLAGRSSRQLSGGEAQRVSIARALATSPRLVYLDEPMASLDVLARSHLLKDLRRILTASGTAALFVTHDFTEIPPLADRVAVLAEGKLLQIGTPAEVFNEPATPLVRDLVQVAHDLVRTLDSRPKQEAP from the coding sequence ATGACGGCGCTGCTCGAGGTGACCGACGTGCGGGTGGTCCGGGGCGGCCGCACCGTCGTCGACATCCCCCACCTGGCCATCCAGCCCGGCGAGGTGCTGGCGGTCATCGGCCCCAACGGCTCCGGCAAGTCGAGCCTGCTGCACGCCCTGGCGCTGCTGCACCCGGCCTCCTTCGGCTCCTACCGCTGGGAGGGCCGCCAGGTGGCGCTGCCGCAGGAGGCGCTGGCGCTGCGGCGGCAGATGGCTGTGGTATTCCAGGAGTCCCTGCTCCTGACGGGCACGGTGCTGCAGAACGTCGCACTGGGGCTGCGTCTCCGCGGCGTGCCGGCCGCCCGGCGGCGGCAGGTCGCGCTGGAGATCCTGGACCAGCTGCGCATCGGCCACCTGGCCGGCCGCTCCTCCCGCCAGCTCTCGGGCGGCGAGGCACAGCGGGTCTCCATCGCCAGGGCCCTGGCCACCTCGCCCCGCCTGGTCTACCTGGACGAGCCGATGGCCTCGCTGGACGTGCTGGCGCGCTCGCACCTGCTGAAGGACCTGAGGCGGATCCTGACGGCATCGGGCACCGCGGCGCTCTTCGTCACCCACGACTTCACCGAGATCCCGCCGCTGGCCGACCGGGTCGCCGTGCTCGCGGAGGGCAAGCTGCTCCAGATCGGCACGCCGGCGGAGGTCTTCAACGAGCCCGCCACCCCCCTGGTGCGCGACCTGGTGCAGGTGGCGCACGACCTGGTGCGCACGCTGGATTCCCGTCCGAAGCAGGAAGCCCCTTGA
- a CDS encoding substrate-binding domain-containing protein — MTTDYRRLLDGDDQFERLCAILAAVSESGSLRKATEALGYSYRYAWGLIRRAEEEIGTPLLIRKVGGASGGGAELTSAARDLLRRYRLLTRETQSIMGPSPILAPESRPLLMSSTIGPVEVGLVDALVAAYRRETGNWVRYIAAGSGQALELARAGRVDLVLVHAPDLEEQFLAEGFGTGRYPLAWDTFVICGPVADPAGVRTAPSAADAMRRIAEGGFPFVSRNDRSGTNMRELALWEAAGIAPSGPWYQPWPLGGQGNIATIRHAAATGAYTLTDSATLARACPEGFTGLFSDDPILVNRFNLIPVNPDLFPAVNHQGAKHFCEWATGPGGRRVVESFGTEAFGTPLFHVP; from the coding sequence ATGACCACGGACTACCGCCGCCTCCTGGATGGCGACGATCAGTTCGAGCGCCTCTGCGCCATCCTCGCCGCCGTGTCGGAGTCGGGGTCGCTGCGGAAGGCCACGGAGGCACTGGGATACTCCTATCGCTACGCCTGGGGCCTGATCCGCCGGGCCGAGGAGGAGATCGGCACCCCGCTGCTGATCCGGAAGGTCGGAGGCGCATCCGGCGGGGGCGCGGAGCTCACCTCCGCCGCCCGGGACCTGCTGCGCCGCTACCGCCTGCTGACGCGGGAGACGCAGTCCATCATGGGCCCCAGCCCCATCCTGGCGCCGGAGAGCCGGCCGCTGCTCATGTCGTCCACCATCGGTCCCGTGGAGGTCGGGCTGGTGGACGCCCTGGTGGCCGCGTACCGGCGGGAGACCGGCAACTGGGTGCGCTACATCGCCGCCGGGAGCGGACAGGCCCTGGAGCTTGCCCGGGCCGGGCGGGTGGACCTGGTCCTCGTCCACGCCCCGGACCTGGAGGAGCAGTTCCTGGCGGAGGGCTTCGGCACCGGGCGCTACCCGCTGGCCTGGGACACGTTCGTGATCTGCGGCCCGGTCGCCGACCCGGCGGGGGTCCGGACGGCGCCCTCGGCCGCCGACGCGATGCGCCGGATCGCCGAGGGGGGCTTCCCCTTCGTCAGCCGCAACGACCGCTCGGGGACGAACATGCGGGAGCTCGCGCTCTGGGAGGCCGCGGGCATCGCGCCAAGCGGTCCCTGGTACCAGCCCTGGCCGCTGGGCGGCCAGGGGAACATCGCGACGATCCGCCACGCCGCGGCGACCGGCGCCTACACGCTGACCGACTCCGCCACGCTGGCCAGGGCCTGCCCCGAGGGCTTCACCGGCCTCTTCAGCGACGACCCCATCCTGGTCAACCGCTTCAACCTGATCCCCGTCAACCCGGACCTCTTCCCGGCCGTCAACCACCAGGGTGCTAAGCACTTCTGCGAATGGGCCACGGGCCCCGGCGGGCGGAGGGTCGTGGAATCATTTGGGACGGAAGCGTTTGGCACGCCATTATTCCACGTACCCTAG
- a CDS encoding ABC transporter permease, with protein MEMIGQGIVEALRMLSSGDAELVRVTLLTLRVAGTATLLSVIVGVPLGVLLALARFPGRNFMISLVNAGMGTPPVVAGLVVSLLLWRSGPLGKLRLIYTPTAMIIAQFIIALPLVTGFTLAGIGQLNPKLQDQITALGASRSQLFWLLIREARLSLLAAVIAGFGGVISEVGASTMVGGNILGRTRVLTTATVMEVSKGNFEIAIALSIILMLLIWFVTYALTRLQQGGRPR; from the coding sequence TTGGAGATGATCGGACAAGGCATCGTAGAGGCCCTTCGGATGCTTTCGTCCGGTGATGCGGAACTGGTGCGGGTTACGCTGCTGACGCTCAGGGTCGCCGGTACGGCGACCCTGCTCAGCGTCATCGTGGGCGTTCCCCTGGGCGTACTGCTGGCACTGGCCCGCTTCCCCGGGCGCAACTTCATGATCAGCCTGGTCAACGCCGGCATGGGCACACCCCCCGTGGTTGCGGGGCTTGTGGTGTCGCTCCTGCTCTGGCGCTCCGGCCCGCTCGGCAAGCTGAGGCTCATCTACACGCCTACCGCGATGATCATCGCCCAGTTCATCATCGCCCTGCCCCTGGTGACCGGCTTCACCCTGGCCGGCATCGGCCAGCTCAACCCGAAGCTGCAGGACCAGATCACCGCACTCGGCGCCTCCCGCTCGCAGCTCTTCTGGCTGCTGATCCGCGAGGCCCGCCTTTCGCTGCTGGCGGCGGTCATCGCCGGGTTCGGCGGCGTCATCTCCGAGGTGGGCGCCTCCACGATGGTGGGCGGCAACATCCTGGGGCGGACCCGGGTCCTGACCACCGCCACGGTGATGGAGGTCAGCAAGGGCAACTTCGAGATCGCGATCGCGCTCTCCATCATCCTCATGCTGCTGATCTGGTTCGTCACCTACGCCCTCACCCGGCTCCAGCAAGGGGGTCGACCGCGATGA